From the Leptospira inadai serovar Lyme str. 10 genome, the window CTTTCGGATGATATACCTTTCTGAATTAAGTATCTTCGAACCGACTCCGCTCTCTGACGACTTAATACCATATTGTCCTGGCTCTCGCCGTGCAGATCCGTATGACCGGTGATCTTTAATTTCGATTTACCGTTAGTCGAAAGAAATTCGGCCAAGCGATCCAACGAGGGTTTCGATTCGTTTTCCAATTCAAATGACCCGCTTTGAAAATGAATGCTTTCCAAAGAGATTTTTTTGCCGGTCTTCAAATCATCCCAGCTTGGGGAGGTCGCGATTTCGTAAATATCGTACTGGAGCGATTCCTCTCTCCTGCAAAAGTATGCCTTCTTACCGTCAGGGGTTTCGACATAAAACGCTTCATCACCTTTCGAATTTATCTCCGGTCCTAAATTAATCGGCTCGGTATAACTCCCATCAGTATTCCGAATCGATTTGTATATGTCCATGCCTCCAAAACCGCCCGGTCTATTCGAAGAAAAGTAAAGTGTTTTTCCATCTCTTCCTATAGTCGCCGCAATCTCGGCGTAATCGGTATTGATCGGGGAGAGTAATCGATACGCTTTATTCCAGGTTTTATCCTTATACTCGGAAACAAAAATATCCGATTCGCCTACGACTCCGAATGGATATCGAGTAAAATACAAACGGTTCTCATACAGATAGGGATTCTCTTCGATCGCGGAGGTGTTAACCGTTGTCGGAAGAGAAGTAGCACGTAGCCACTTACCTTCGGTTTTCTTGGAAAAATATATATCCCTCGATACTCCGATCTTCCCGTTCGGTAGGATAAATTCGATGCTACCGTCACGATTAGAAGAAAATAAAATACCCTCTTCCTTATTCAAAACGAAAGGGCTTTGATCGTCGAACTGAGAATTCAATTCCGACAACTCCAGTCCGGTCGACCAGAGCTCCCCATTGCGAACGGACTTATATATATCTGTATAATTCGAATTATTGCGTTTAGAATAATAGTATAACGTATTACCGTCGTCGGATAAGCTTATTCCGAATTCGTTTAAAGAAGTGTTAATTTCTCCTTTCAATTTTTCCGGTTTTCGTTCCTGATTCTGTTGCGAATTCAAATTGCCGAGAGCGGATGCCATCATGCATATTAAAAAGACTCGAAATAGCTTGCCTAACCGGATTGCGAGCCGGATTGAAAATGGCTCATAGAAAGAGAATGAACAAGCATCGTTGCGGATCAATGAATCCGGAACAAAAAGGATGTTTAGAAAATAAACCGCGCGCATACGGGAATACAAACCCATATTCGTACTATCTGACTTTTTTTAAAAAACCTAAGTTCTTTTCTTAAAAATTAGAAATATTGTTTCAAAGATTCCGGAAATTCTATCGTTCCGTCTTCTTTTTGGTACGTTTCCAAAATTGCCGCCATCGTCCTTCCGATTGCGAGTCCGGACCCGTTCAGCGTGTGAACCAGTTGATTCTTCCCGTCCTTGGATTTATAACGAATTTTACCGCGACGAGCTTGAAAGTCCTTAAAATTTGAAACCGAGGAAATCTCCATCCACCGATTCAATCCCGGCATCCAAACTTCCAAGTCGTAGGTTTTTGATGAGGCGGCGGATATATCGCCGCTACAGAGCAACATTACCCGATACCGTAAACCTAACTTTTTAAGTATATTTTCCGCGTGAGAAAGCATCGCTTTATGTTCCTGCTCGGAATCTTCGGGTCTTGAGAATTTCACCAATTCGACTTTCTGAAATTGATGAACGCGCACCAATCCTCTCGTATCTTTTCCGTAAGATCCTGCTTCCCGCCTAAAGCAGGAAGTATGTGCCGTCACGGAAATAGGTAATCGGTCTTCAGTCAAGATTTCATCTCTATAAAGATTCGTTAATGGAACCTCGGCCGTAGGAATTAAATTCAATTCGTCCCGTTCCATTCTATAATATTCGTCTTTAAACTTCGGATATTGCCCGGTTGTTATCATACATTCGTCGGTTACCATCACTGGAACCCAAACCTCGGTGTATCCGTGCTCTTTAGTATGAGTCTCCAACATAAAATTGGCTAAAGCTCTTTCCAACTTGGCCCCGAAACCGAAATAAGTATAAGCTCTTCCGCCGCCTAACTTAACTCCTTTTTCAAAATCGATCCATTTAAGATTTTCTCCGAGTTCATAATGCGGCTTCGGAAGAAACGGGAAATTCCGCACTTCTCCGACTTCGTACAGAACTTTATTATCCTGTTCATTTTTACCCGGAGGAACTTGCGCGTCCAAAATATTAGGAAGAGCTAAATTAATTTCGCTCAAGAGATTCTCTTGGATTTCTAGATCCGTCTCTAACTCCTTAATTTTATCGCCTATTTCCTTTACGGCTGCGGACGCGACAGCTATATCTCCGCCGGATTGTTTGATTTTTCCGATCTCTTTACTAGCCCTGTTCCTCTCCTCGCGCAGAGACTCCGTTTCCTTTTGAAGTTCTTTTTTTTTATGAATGATTCTAGCTAATTCATCAAGTATCCCGATATCCCTAAATCCACGCAGTTCCAGATTAGCTTTTAAGGCTTCCGTATTCTCGGTAATAAATTTAAGATCCAGCATGATAAAATGGTTTCCTTTGGATAAATTTTTCGGAATTGGCAAACAGAATCTTTTCCACTTCGATATTCGATTCTTTTCTCAATGAGAACATTTTCTCTAGAACAAATTTAGTAAACGCAGGCTCGTTTCGTTTTCCGCGAAATGGAGGAGGAGCTAAAAACGGTGCATCGGTTTCTATAAGTAATGCTTCCAACGGAAGTTTCTCTGCAGCTTCCTGAATGTCTCTCGCGTTCTTAAATGCTAGGATTCCTGAAAATGAGATGTAGTATCCCAAATCGACCAATCGCTTTGCAATGGAATAATCGTAAGTAAAGCAATGAATAACGCCGAAAGCCTTATCTCGGTGTTCTTTTAAAATCGCAATCGTATCCTCTCCTGCGTCTCTCGAATGAATTACGACGGGGAGTCGATATCTGTGAGAAGCATCTAAGAAAGAATGAAGCACTTCGATTTGTTCATTTTTGGAAGAGGCATCGTGATAATAATCCAGACCTATCTCGCCTATCGCGGACAGTCGAGAGTCGTCCAAATTCTCGGTAATGTACGAAAGAATTTCCTCTTTCTTCGGAAACTCGTTCGTCTCGGTCGGATGGCAGCCGATTGTATAGAAAATATCAATATCCGAATCCGAATATTCTTCGGATAGACCTTTCGCTCTAACAGAACTCTCAAGATCGATTCCGATTTGGACGATTTTCTTAATGCCGGATTCTTTCGCATTACGAAGGCTTTGGTCGATTGTCTGGCCTTGTTCGAGAACAATATCCAGGTGACAGTGGGTATCTATGATTGAATACATGCTTTGGACGGCTTTTAAGGAACAGTTTTCGCGATTTGGATTGACTGAAAAGAGAATTTTTAAGATTCCTTACTGCATACGCCGCTCGGTGCAAAACCGTTAGATTTGGGACATAAATAGTGAATCTGAAATCATACTTCGCTCTCATATACTATCGGCTGCGCTACAAATACCAAGACCTAAAGCTCAAGTTAGATCTAAAAGTAGCGAATTGGAATAAGAAAGGTAGAGAACGTTTGACCGTGATGGTCATTCCGCATTCGGAACAGAAGACGATTAATTTCCATATCTCGTATCGTGCGATCACTATCTTCGTAGGAACGATTCTTGTGCTTTTACTGATTAGTTCGGTTAACGTACTAAGTCATTCTGGTTCCATTCATCAACTCACCGAGCTGAATCTTTCAAACCAAGACTTCATCCGTCAGTCCGCAAAAATGAAGGAAGAGATAAACAGTCTTCACGAACATGTGGAATACTATCATACGCATGTCGGCGCTCTTTACGGACGCCTAACCGGTGATTCTTCAAAAGTTGCAAAAGGAATCGGCGGGGCGGAAAAATTGACGTCTAACGGTTCTTCGAAGGACGGAAGCCCACTGCCTCCCGGAGCCGAAGTATTTCGCTTAAAGGAAGACGTTCATAATCTAAAAGTTGCAAACGAACTTACTCAAGAAATCATTAGTATTCTGAAAAAGAGAAAAAGCGTTATTCGGCAAACCCCTTCTATTTGGCCGGTCCGAGGCTATGTGCTCTATCCTTATGGAGAATACCTAAATCCGATTACCGCTCGGAGAGAGATGAATAACGGAATCGATATAGGAGCATTTCCAGGTTCCGAAGTCGTCGCTGCGGCTCCCGGAACCATTTATGAAATCGGTTATACGAGGCATACCGGATACTTCGTAAAGGTAGCCCACAAATTCGGATGGAAAACGATCTATTCGAATTTAGATAGAATCAAGGTTAAGCAAAACCAGCAAGTATCGAAAGCCGAAGTTATAGGATTTGTGGGTAAGTCCGAAAACAGTCCGCAGTATAGCCTTCATTATGAAATACACGTCGGGACGAGAGCCATCAACCCTTTCGCTTTCCTAAACCAAATCCAAGACTGATGGCGCAAACCGAAGAGCATTTAGCGGTAAATAGCATTATCGGAGAAGGAGCCGAGTTCAACGGCGATTTCAAACTTTCGGGTCTACTGCGCATAGACGGGATTTTTCGCGGAACGATCAAAACGGACGGAAAAGTTCTCATCGGTAAGAATGGAATCGTCGATACGGATATCAGAGCCCGGATTGTTGTCGCCGGTGGTGAGATCCATGGGAATATCTTTGCCACTGAACGAGTGACTCTTCTCGCAAGTTGCCGAATGAAAGGCGATATCATTACGCCGAAAGTCGTGATGGAAGAAGGAGTGCAATTCGAGGGTAACTGTAAAATTAACCCGATTGCACGTTGAAAGTAAACTCGCAAGATCCACGCAGAAATCAAAGACGTAAAGGCGACTACGGCCTTTCTTTCTCTTCCAGTTTATATAGTCCGGTTCCTTCCGCAGTTCCAGAAACGGAAATCCCCGATTCAAAGGTCCAATTTTTCGAACTTGTTGAACACTTATTGCCTTATAGCCAGGAAAAAACGCGGGACCTAAACTCCTTACTACGCGATTTACCGGATGCGGAAAGGAATTTTTTAAAATCCCCTACGTACGAAAATTTGAACGTCTACAAACGGATTGTACAAGCTATTCTGAGAGAGGTGATGGATCGGAACACTTCGATAGAAACACTGAGAAGTAGAGCTAAAGGCGGTTCCGAAAAGATTTACCAATTAATAAATACGGTAGATGATAAAGTTCAAACCCTTGCGGATTTCATAATTCATCCGGATAATTCTACTTTCGATTTAATGAAACGTATGGAAGATATCCGCGGACTTCTCGTAGATTTAATGAATTAAGACAGGGTCACTTTCTTAAATTTTTAAAAACTTCCGGAAGCCTAGCAGGGGTCCGCGACTCCAAATTCAGGAAGGCCCAGGTGAGTTCCCCGGTACAAATCAAGGTCCCGTCTTCCTTTTTCCGCACTTCTAAATTCCATTGGATACTAGCGGGCTTGATCACTCCCGGTTTGATAAAGATATTCAGCTCCTCGTCAAATCTTGCCGGAGATTTATACTCGATTAACGATCGAGTTACTACAAAGTCTAAACCATTCTTGATTAATTCTTCTTTATAGTCGTATTTCAGATACCTCATGTATTCGTTTAGAGAAGTATCAAAATAGGTTAAATAATGGGCATTGAATACGACCGCCTGCGCGTCGATTTCGGAATATCTTACTCGAAGAGTATGAAAAAAATCTTCCGAACTCGAAGACATTACTAAAGCCCTAGTGCATCTAAAATTTTCTGTAAAGCATCTAAACTCGGATAAGCGATACTTAACTTTCCTTTCCCGGAAGACGAACTATGGGAAATGTCCACTTTCATGGAATATTTCTTTCGAAACTTATTCTCC encodes:
- a CDS encoding M23 family metallopeptidase; amino-acid sequence: MNLKSYFALIYYRLRYKYQDLKLKLDLKVANWNKKGRERLTVMVIPHSEQKTINFHISYRAITIFVGTILVLLLISSVNVLSHSGSIHQLTELNLSNQDFIRQSAKMKEEINSLHEHVEYYHTHVGALYGRLTGDSSKVAKGIGGAEKLTSNGSSKDGSPLPPGAEVFRLKEDVHNLKVANELTQEIISILKKRKSVIRQTPSIWPVRGYVLYPYGEYLNPITARREMNNGIDIGAFPGSEVVAAAPGTIYEIGYTRHTGYFVKVAHKFGWKTIYSNLDRIKVKQNQQVSKAEVIGFVGKSENSPQYSLHYEIHVGTRAINPFAFLNQIQD
- a CDS encoding acyl-CoA thioesterase, which translates into the protein MSSSSEDFFHTLRVRYSEIDAQAVVFNAHYLTYFDTSLNEYMRYLKYDYKEELIKNGLDFVVTRSLIEYKSPARFDEELNIFIKPGVIKPASIQWNLEVRKKEDGTLICTGELTWAFLNLESRTPARLPEVFKNLRK
- a CDS encoding OmpA family protein, with amino-acid sequence MMASALGNLNSQQNQERKPEKLKGEINTSLNEFGISLSDDGNTLYYYSKRNNSNYTDIYKSVRNGELWSTGLELSELNSQFDDQSPFVLNKEEGILFSSNRDGSIEFILPNGKIGVSRDIYFSKKTEGKWLRATSLPTTVNTSAIEENPYLYENRLYFTRYPFGVVGESDIFVSEYKDKTWNKAYRLLSPINTDYAEIAATIGRDGKTLYFSSNRPGGFGGMDIYKSIRNTDGSYTEPINLGPEINSKGDEAFYVETPDGKKAYFCRREESLQYDIYEIATSPSWDDLKTGKKISLESIHFQSGSFELENESKPSLDRLAEFLSTNGKSKLKITGHTDLHGESQDNMVLSRQRAESVRRYLIQKGISSERIETEGKGSTEPVFRDKNPETDRKNRRTEFQLLE
- the serS gene encoding serine--tRNA ligase — encoded protein: MLDLKFITENTEALKANLELRGFRDIGILDELARIIHKKKELQKETESLREERNRASKEIGKIKQSGGDIAVASAAVKEIGDKIKELETDLEIQENLLSEINLALPNILDAQVPPGKNEQDNKVLYEVGEVRNFPFLPKPHYELGENLKWIDFEKGVKLGGGRAYTYFGFGAKLERALANFMLETHTKEHGYTEVWVPVMVTDECMITTGQYPKFKDEYYRMERDELNLIPTAEVPLTNLYRDEILTEDRLPISVTAHTSCFRREAGSYGKDTRGLVRVHQFQKVELVKFSRPEDSEQEHKAMLSHAENILKKLGLRYRVMLLCSGDISAASSKTYDLEVWMPGLNRWMEISSVSNFKDFQARRGKIRYKSKDGKNQLVHTLNGSGLAIGRTMAAILETYQKEDGTIEFPESLKQYF
- a CDS encoding bactofilin family protein, encoding MAQTEEHLAVNSIIGEGAEFNGDFKLSGLLRIDGIFRGTIKTDGKVLIGKNGIVDTDIRARIVVAGGEIHGNIFATERVTLLASCRMKGDIITPKVVMEEGVQFEGNCKINPIAR
- a CDS encoding YaaR family protein; translation: MKVNSQDPRRNQRRKGDYGLSFSSSLYSPVPSAVPETEIPDSKVQFFELVEHLLPYSQEKTRDLNSLLRDLPDAERNFLKSPTYENLNVYKRIVQAILREVMDRNTSIETLRSRAKGGSEKIYQLINTVDDKVQTLADFIIHPDNSTFDLMKRMEDIRGLLVDLMN
- a CDS encoding TatD family hydrolase, whose translation is MYSIIDTHCHLDIVLEQGQTIDQSLRNAKESGIKKIVQIGIDLESSVRAKGLSEEYSDSDIDIFYTIGCHPTETNEFPKKEEILSYITENLDDSRLSAIGEIGLDYYHDASSKNEQIEVLHSFLDASHRYRLPVVIHSRDAGEDTIAILKEHRDKAFGVIHCFTYDYSIAKRLVDLGYYISFSGILAFKNARDIQEAAEKLPLEALLIETDAPFLAPPPFRGKRNEPAFTKFVLEKMFSLRKESNIEVEKILFANSEKFIQRKPFYHAGS